A section of the Chitinivibrionales bacterium genome encodes:
- a CDS encoding BNR-4 repeat-containing protein yields MKSLKILSCVFASIISCAFFTPLLHAQTIPQPGENFTAITDNGMWTWYGEPKAVYYEGTHRRTYIGWNTNISSGAQYVGYYDHDTKTTASVELPRHYPADDHNHPSVIVRPDGRIMIFHTGHDGKEISEYISKQPEDISALDTFTVTIEDWCCYPDVSFLSKEGTQGRYYLFFRDSLQEPHFRTSDDWGKTWAKEQWLYTNNPHGYKPYFKCASNGVDEIHMDIERENRAGGGSIPTYYMKYKNGAFYQASGKLIATIDQLPIVNTVLDTVIMPGNYGGGGTVWDIMYDANDNPCILYDMFFANNAIHVYWYLRWTGSYWFKRPLVNSGANDGVSGQQFCGGFTFDHENPNVIYMSRQSVKPSATPFNLADTSFANYKKISTADFVTVNTQFEIDKWTTADGGLTWDSVAITRGSANKNLRPCVPRGHKDNMNINLIWLDGTCTSMGGDGYNMAVRMYPTDRADAMAAPVIPAKLVSRDIAISPRGITVTLLRPAASSLRVYTLNGTLAADLTPLLRGMAAGIGILPLSALKLGNGTYVAKLDNGNSTAERNVVIIR; encoded by the coding sequence ATGAAATCCTTAAAAATCCTGTCATGTGTTTTTGCATCCATTATTTCTTGCGCCTTTTTCACACCATTGCTTCACGCCCAAACCATTCCCCAACCCGGTGAAAATTTCACCGCCATCACCGACAACGGCATGTGGACCTGGTATGGCGAGCCCAAGGCGGTTTACTATGAGGGAACGCACCGCCGCACGTATATCGGATGGAACACCAACATAAGCAGCGGTGCCCAGTATGTCGGATATTACGACCACGACACCAAGACAACGGCATCGGTTGAATTGCCTCGCCATTATCCGGCGGACGACCACAACCACCCGAGCGTGATTGTAAGGCCCGACGGCCGCATCATGATCTTCCACACCGGCCACGACGGCAAGGAGATTTCCGAGTACATTTCCAAGCAGCCCGAAGATATTTCGGCGCTCGATACCTTTACGGTGACGATAGAAGACTGGTGCTGCTACCCGGACGTCTCCTTTCTCAGCAAGGAAGGCACGCAGGGAAGATATTATCTCTTCTTCCGCGACTCGCTCCAGGAACCGCATTTCCGGACCAGCGATGACTGGGGAAAAACCTGGGCCAAGGAACAATGGCTGTACACAAACAATCCTCACGGCTATAAACCTTATTTCAAGTGCGCGTCCAACGGCGTAGACGAAATTCACATGGACATCGAGCGCGAGAACCGGGCCGGCGGCGGTTCTATCCCCACCTATTACATGAAATACAAGAATGGCGCGTTCTACCAGGCGAGCGGGAAGCTCATCGCCACCATTGACCAGCTGCCAATTGTCAACACGGTGCTCGACACGGTGATCATGCCCGGCAACTACGGCGGCGGCGGCACGGTGTGGGACATCATGTACGACGCAAACGACAATCCCTGTATCCTCTATGATATGTTTTTCGCCAATAACGCGATTCATGTGTACTGGTATCTGCGGTGGACCGGTAGCTATTGGTTTAAAAGGCCGCTTGTCAATAGCGGCGCGAACGATGGCGTTTCCGGGCAACAATTCTGCGGCGGTTTCACCTTCGACCATGAAAACCCGAATGTTATCTATATGTCCCGCCAATCCGTGAAACCGAGCGCGACCCCGTTCAATCTTGCAGACACGAGTTTCGCGAACTACAAAAAAATCTCCACCGCTGATTTCGTTACCGTCAACACCCAATTCGAAATCGACAAGTGGACCACTGCCGACGGCGGCCTCACCTGGGACTCCGTCGCCATTACCCGCGGTTCGGCCAATAAAAACCTCCGTCCCTGCGTGCCGCGCGGCCACAAGGACAACATGAACATCAACCTTATTTGGCTTGACGGCACCTGTACGAGCATGGGCGGCGACGGGTACAACATGGCCGTGAGAATGTACCCGACCGACAGGGCTGATGCCATGGCGGCGCCGGTCATTCCCGCAAAACTTGTGTCACGCGATATCGCAATATCGCCGCGTGGAATAACGGTTACCCTGCTTAGGCCGGCAGCCTCGTCGCTTCGGGTCTACACATTGAACGGAACGCTGGCGGCCGACCTCACGCCGCTGTTGAGAGGAATGGCCGCCGGAATCGGGATTCTCCCGCTGTCGGCGCTGAAGCTGGGCAACGGGACCTATGTCGCGAAACTTGACAACGGCAACAGCACGGCCGAAAGGAATGTGGTGATCATCAGGTAA
- a CDS encoding CxxxxCH/CxxCH domain-containing protein, which translates to MNTLLKIFTAGLLLAALSCTEKGNEPVVSAETCGICHGLPPNDSNHAIYYSGGPRKQQCSICHMGYSADSSTGQYSVNSATHMNGKIDGPSIASCTQCHELPPQDEEHLYHVDSLHYKCSYCHAGYSVDPGSGNFGISGQLHLNGVADVIFSAPWNDSGRAAYDAGLKQCSNVYCHGAIPQGTYASIHWNLGDTVHGDCRLCHDLSATAPGIYAKHYGHSRMGLTVNGVKQLGSNVQYCFYCHGDKLEDTLYSVGLKRVDPVHHINGVFEPASCRTCHAWTTWDEYVAANPGVTPY; encoded by the coding sequence ATGAATACCTTATTAAAAATTTTTACTGCCGGGCTGTTGCTTGCAGCGCTTTCCTGCACCGAGAAGGGGAACGAGCCGGTGGTGTCGGCCGAAACCTGCGGCATCTGCCACGGCCTGCCTCCCAATGACAGCAATCATGCGATATACTACAGCGGCGGGCCCAGAAAACAACAGTGTTCCATCTGCCATATGGGATATTCCGCAGATTCTTCGACAGGGCAATATTCCGTTAACAGCGCCACTCACATGAACGGTAAAATAGACGGTCCATCGATTGCTTCCTGCACACAATGCCATGAGCTACCGCCTCAGGACGAAGAACATCTGTATCATGTCGATTCGCTGCATTACAAGTGTTCTTATTGTCACGCCGGATATTCCGTCGATCCGGGTTCGGGAAACTTCGGCATCAGCGGGCAGCTTCACCTGAACGGCGTTGCCGACGTGATTTTCTCAGCGCCCTGGAACGACAGTGGCCGCGCCGCCTACGATGCCGGCCTCAAACAATGCAGCAACGTGTATTGCCACGGCGCGATTCCGCAGGGCACGTACGCCTCCATCCATTGGAACTTGGGAGATACGGTGCACGGAGACTGCAGGCTCTGCCACGATCTGAGCGCGACCGCCCCCGGCATTTATGCAAAGCATTACGGGCATTCGCGGATGGGGCTCACGGTCAACGGCGTCAAGCAATTGGGATCAAACGTGCAATATTGCTTCTACTGCCATGGAGACAAACTTGAAGACACGCTGTACAGCGTTGGCTTGAAAAGGGTCGACCCGGTCCACCATATCAACGGCGTTTTTGAACCGGCCTCTTGCAGGACCTGCCATGCGTGGACGACGTGGGACGAGTATGTGGCCGCCAATCCGGGGGTAACGCCGTACTAA
- a CDS encoding glycoside hydrolase family 88 protein, translating into MRNRIFLLAAAIAALCLPAFSQVEFTPDSIKGACKRVAKAQLKSTLGNGWQDGTYFEGVMALYYMTKDSAYLDSTIAWGKFHNWISSSGDSAPTNSDNVGCYQAYLEAYMQRPLPANAAWIAAPIVYVNRYTYQLPPSWPIVDQYHMSASNFPRVAAVTKDSVILDSLYKFCTTIAMRHYNVKDSLFNSNCSDTSQPRDSYWGRGCGWGVMAQCRILQMLPRNHYSAPWYKEKLRAVLYRLLRVQNQTDGMWRSDLLNHPEWNKEASCTGFFAFGYFYAIRNGIIDSATFIGPAKKAWKGLLDCIGADPAQPNRIGWSQGVGGSASNNFDATNHDDYTEGGFFLAGNEFYRLLTEGIDKGAVSVFTTTVSPVQSPVSTIRMLGNAGSSSIIIAPSGATHLVVYSCAGQKLFETRVLQTGKVTLPVNLQKSNGMLIAKFY; encoded by the coding sequence ATGCGCAATCGGATCTTTCTGCTTGCCGCGGCAATTGCCGCGCTGTGCCTTCCGGCTTTCTCCCAGGTTGAATTCACCCCCGACAGCATCAAGGGCGCGTGCAAGCGCGTTGCGAAGGCGCAGTTGAAATCGACCCTTGGCAACGGCTGGCAGGACGGCACCTACTTTGAGGGCGTCATGGCCCTCTATTACATGACCAAAGACAGCGCGTATCTCGATTCCACGATCGCCTGGGGAAAATTCCACAACTGGATCTCCTCGTCGGGCGACAGCGCGCCCACCAACTCCGACAACGTGGGGTGCTATCAGGCATACCTGGAAGCCTACATGCAAAGGCCGCTGCCCGCGAATGCGGCATGGATCGCGGCGCCAATCGTGTATGTCAACAGGTACACGTATCAGCTCCCGCCGTCGTGGCCCATCGTCGATCAATACCACATGTCCGCCTCTAATTTCCCCCGCGTGGCCGCGGTTACGAAAGACAGCGTGATCCTGGATTCGCTATACAAGTTCTGCACCACTATCGCGATGCGGCATTACAACGTAAAGGACAGCCTGTTCAACAGCAACTGCAGCGACACCTCGCAGCCTCGGGACTCGTATTGGGGCCGCGGCTGCGGCTGGGGCGTGATGGCGCAATGCAGGATACTCCAGATGCTCCCCCGCAACCATTATTCCGCTCCATGGTACAAAGAAAAACTCAGGGCCGTGCTCTATCGGCTTCTGAGGGTCCAGAACCAGACCGACGGCATGTGGCGCAGCGACCTCCTCAACCACCCCGAATGGAACAAGGAGGCGAGCTGCACCGGTTTCTTCGCGTTCGGTTATTTCTATGCGATCAGAAACGGCATCATCGACAGCGCAACGTTCATCGGGCCGGCAAAAAAGGCGTGGAAGGGGCTGCTTGACTGCATCGGGGCCGACCCGGCCCAGCCCAACCGCATCGGCTGGTCCCAGGGCGTGGGCGGTTCTGCGTCCAACAATTTCGACGCCACCAACCACGACGATTACACCGAGGGCGGTTTCTTTTTGGCGGGAAACGAATTTTACCGGCTGCTGACCGAGGGAATCGACAAAGGTGCAGTATCCGTTTTCACTACAACGGTCAGCCCTGTTCAATCCCCTGTTTCCACGATCCGGATGTTGGGGAACGCAGGTTCTTCGTCCATCATCATAGCGCCTTCGGGCGCAACGCACCTTGTTGTTTACTCATGCGCTGGACAAAAGCTTTTCGAAACGCGCGTCTTACAAACCGGAAAAGTGACGCTGCCGGTGAATCTGCAAAAGTCAAACGGGATGTTGATCGCGAAATTCTACTAA